One window of Sulfurospirillum sp. 1612 genomic DNA carries:
- the maf gene encoding septum formation inhibitor Maf, whose amino-acid sequence MALILASTSPTRAMLLRQFGISFKQIAIDFDEDAIEATIPKDFVYLATKGKLEAYLGKHHDNNPVLCADTVICANGEILRKAKSRDEAREILLKQSDNAVSIISCLMYQSPHKKFIDISETRYLFMPFDMQKLEAYLNSGDWEGKAGACMVEGFCKSYIKKVEGLQSTAMGLSVERLLPFLESQDAV is encoded by the coding sequence ATGGCATTGATTTTAGCTTCGACTTCACCCACACGCGCGATGCTTTTAAGGCAATTTGGCATCTCTTTCAAACAGATTGCGATTGATTTTGATGAAGATGCAATCGAAGCGACCATCCCGAAAGATTTTGTCTATCTTGCTACTAAAGGAAAATTAGAAGCTTATCTTGGTAAGCATCATGATAACAATCCCGTCTTATGTGCCGATACGGTCATTTGTGCGAATGGAGAAATCCTAAGAAAAGCCAAAAGTCGTGACGAGGCGAGAGAGATTTTATTAAAACAAAGTGACAATGCGGTGAGTATTATTAGCTGTTTGATGTATCAATCCCCTCATAAAAAGTTTATTGATATTTCAGAAACACGGTATCTTTTCATGCCCTTTGATATGCAAAAACTCGAAGCATACTTGAATAGTGGCGATTGGGAAGGCAAGGCGGGCGCTTGTATGGTCGAGGGATTTTGCAAATCCTACATCAAAAAAGTCGAGGGACTTCAAAGTACCGCGATGGGCTTGAGTGTCGAACGTTTGCTACCATTTTTGGAGTCACAAGATGCGGTATAG
- a CDS encoding ATP-binding cassette domain-containing protein — MFQCEHLSISYHDKPLLDLSFQFEKSFALIGQSGSGKSLTLKAILGMLPESLNVQMRVHADYDLIRGQTIAMIPQNPFTALSPLTRIKKQFFIGRAQMLEYIRRVGLDDGIVERFPSELSGGQLQRVIIAMALSMQPKLLLLDEPTTALDLSTKSAILKLLKVLQERDGYDMLFVTHDIASVAHLCDEIGIIKAGRIIESATMEQVLHNPQEEYTKELIGSSFEKRGFRQ, encoded by the coding sequence ATGTTTCAATGTGAGCACCTCAGTATCTCCTATCATGATAAGCCGTTGCTTGATCTTTCATTTCAATTTGAAAAATCTTTTGCTTTAATCGGACAAAGTGGCAGTGGCAAGAGTTTGACACTCAAAGCCATCTTGGGAATGTTGCCAGAATCTCTGAATGTTCAGATGCGTGTACATGCAGATTATGACTTAATACGGGGGCAAACCATCGCGATGATTCCACAAAATCCTTTTACCGCGCTCTCCCCGCTAACACGAATAAAAAAGCAATTTTTTATTGGTAGAGCACAGATGTTAGAATACATCAGACGTGTGGGGTTGGACGATGGCATTGTGGAGCGTTTTCCTTCTGAATTGAGTGGTGGACAACTCCAAAGAGTCATCATCGCTATGGCGCTTTCAATGCAGCCTAAACTGTTACTTTTAGATGAACCCACAACGGCCTTGGATTTATCGACTAAGAGTGCTATCTTGAAGCTTTTAAAAGTATTGCAAGAGCGAGACGGTTATGATATGTTATTTGTGACTCATGATATCGCTTCTGTAGCACATTTATGTGATGAGATTGGGATTATCAAAGCAGGACGTATTATCGAGAGTGCAACGATGGAGCAAGTGTTGCATAACCCGCAAGAAGAGTACACAAAAGAGCTGATTGGTTCTAGTTTTGAAAAGAGAGGATTTAGACAATGA